ATCCTGAGAGCCAGCCCCCGGCACAGCGGTGGTGCAGGCTGATCCTGCGTGGCCCTGCCGGGTGCTGGTGGCCAGAGCTGGGGATGTGTTGGCACCGCCTGGGGGGGCCGAGGGAGGTGGGCTTGCCCTTAACCTGCCTGCAATGCCCGCCTGGCTCCCACGTACAACACGCGCGTGCCGGAGCCTCTTTATTCTGCAGAAGGACCGGGTGGCCGGCGAGCTGCGTGGGAGCGTGACCTGCCGTCATCTCCCCCCGCCGCACACCCCCGTCCGTCCCGGAGAACAAGGAGGGTGCTGTGAGGGTCCCTCCGGTGACCTCAGCCCCCGAGCATCTCGGCTCCACGCCGCGGCACAAAGGCGCTTCTGTGCGTGCCAGTTTGCACGTGGGGCAGCGTGGGGGCTGCTTGTCCCAGGGTGGCCATGTCACCTCGGCGAGGGGCATCGAGCATCCTCCATGCGTGCCCCTGGGACCAGGCGCTCTGGGAAGAAGGGTGAGCAcgctggggacagggagaggggGCGAGGATGGGGAAGAATGGCTGCAGAGAGGGAGTCTCCTTGTTCTGGGGGGTGAgaggaagggtttttttttaggGGCTGAACTGCAGAATTTGGTGCCTGGACGGCCTCACCTCCAGCAGGTCATGAagtttctccctctccctgctgtaaGGGTTGGACAAAGAGACTTCCTCAGCGATGTCCatcagcaggaggcagggggaaAGTCCCCTGTGAGAGGCAGGAATGCCGGCTGGGTGCTCGGTGCAGCCACAGCCACCTCTGTGACCTCCACTGCCTCCCCGGGGCAGGGCTTTGCATCAGGGATCAAGCCTGGTGTCTGCGGGCTGTCTCTTGCTCTGCTCCCTGTCTGTTGCCATTCCCTTTCCTGAGCACATCGTTTGCTTGCTGGGGGGGATGCGGGATGGGGTGGAAAGGGGCTCGGGGGGTTCTTTGGCACATGGGAATGTCCCTTTGGCACCTAATGAGGACGGGGAAGGGCTGCAACACGGGGCACTGTGATGCACAGCCCTCacctgtccctgcagcaccctgccaaCCCTGGGGGCCCCGGCGGCAGATGGggtctcctcctgctccccctgcaccccacTGCCCTCAGCCAGAGGCCAGGAGGTCTCCTGCCAGGTCTGACCTCCAGCCAGCGGTGGGGCACGGGGAGGAGGGCGAAGACCACGGCGTTAGTGTCCTTGGGGGGAGGAGCCGTGATGGGAGGGATGGCCCTTCACACCTTGACTTCatcgtcctcctcctcctcgtcggCATACTCAAAGGAATTGCTGCGCCCCCCCCGGGTGCCACTGTACccctcctgcaggctggggagctcggcctcctcctcttcttccttgtcTCCTTGGTTCCAGGTGGTCTCTGGGGACCGTCTTGCTGCTGTCACTTGCGACCGccacaagctgctgctggggctctcccATGCGGCCTGTGTCCGGGCTTGCTGGCCACCCTCGCCCTTCTCCGAGCTGCGTGGGGTGCTCGTCCCCCCGTAATGGCGAGCCAGGACCTGGGCTGCCCGCTCAAACTCTCCCGCCTCAATGGAGCAGTCGTTCCAGTGCCCCTGCCACAGGGTCCCTCCGGGTGCTGCCCCCGGCCCTGAAGCCCAGCCCGGGTCCTCTCTGGCACACTCGATGGCGTGTGCCTCCCCATTGGCATGGACGGACAGTCCCAGCAGCGAGCTGGCCTGCCCGGAGTGGTCCCAGAAGCTGGACGTTGCCTTCACCTCTCCATGGGATGCATCCGGTCCTGGAGGGACCCCATCCTCAGTCCCCTCACCCTGCGGGACTGTGCGGCTGCTGGGCAGGTCTCGGTCATCCTCTACTGCCTCACTCCCGTTGGTTTCAGAGAAGCTCATCACCTGGAGGAGCTCGCTCATGAGGGAGGGCCCCAGATCCAGGCGGAAGGACAGCAGGGAGTCCGAGCGCGCGAGCTCTGTTTCCCCGGGGAAGGTATTCTCCTGGGCCTTTTCCAGGCGAGGGACGCGAGGGATGGTGCAAAATCCAGACTCCAGCCCTGCAAGGCAAAAACGATGGCTGGTGAGCACAGCTAGGGTGCCATGGTCCTACATGTCCATGGGACAAGGGACGCTGCCACTGAATTGGTGCAGGCTGGTGGCACTGGTCCCTAAAGGCCAGGCCAGGTTTCATCCCCTTACTGGGTCTGCTGGTCCTGGGCTTGTGAGGCCCAGCAAGCAGTGGCATCCCACCGCTGCAGCTCGGGGATGGGCATCTCCAACCCAGAGCCGAGCAGAAGCCTTCAGATGGGCACCAAGCTTGGTAAGACGCCAGTGGGGATGGAGCCAGGCAGGCGGGACCAGGAGATGGCAGCATTGCCTCGGCTTGCCTTTCCCTCTGAGCCCAGCCACGTCCCCTCTGGCCGCTGTGGGCTCCCTCAGACCCTTCTGAGACCTTCTGCCACAGCCTCTGGTGAAGAGCAGAGCAACAGCCTCATGCTGAGACTAAAGAGCCACCCAGCTGTCCTGTCCCAGCCATCCCACCCTCCTGTCCCAGGGGGGCTGCTCACGGGGGAGCCATGGGGCTGAGGGGACACGGGGGTGCCTGGGCACCACCCCCTGCTCCGCGCTCCACTCACCGTAGGCCTGGTGCGTTTTGGAGAAGCTGTTGGAGGCACTTTTGAAGGAGAACTTGCTGGTCAAACCTCCACCGCCGCCGTCGTATGTCCCCTCGTTGAGCTGCGGCAGTGACACGGCGTTCTTGATGATGGGCGAGATGGCGGGCGGTTCGGGCGATGCCACCACCTGGCTCCCGCTGCCCCGGCTCCTCAGCGGTGTCCGTCGGACGTGCCGCAGCGTCCGGGTGAAGAAGTTGTTGGCTTTGGTTGTCTCGGTCCCGCCGTGGTTGCTGAGGAAGGAGGTGTCCCCGAAGACGTCCCCGCCGCGCCCCACGTGCATGGTGTGCCGAAAGTCCCCGAGCGGCGGGCTGATCATGTCTGGCGTCAGCTCCGACTTCAGCCGCCGCTTGCCGTGGGAGCCCGACACCCAGCTGAGCACCGGCAGCTTCCCCAGGCTCATCTTGCACCTCCTCGTCCCCTCGCCTGCTGAAACCCAAAAAAAACCTAGCCTCTGGTGCCGGAGTGGCCTGTCACATCCCTGGCATCCCCATCACCGGCGGAAACAGCTTTCTTCGCCTTAGCTTTGATCTGATGGCAGTGGTGGGCCTACGTAACGCTCATGGGGTCACCCAGAGTGGGGATGTCCCAGCTGTTGGTGGCCTTGGTGGGGACGGGTCCTCCCGAGGAGCGGTGGGTGCTGCTCCCTCACCCAGGGAGGGACGGTGGTGGCACAGATGTGTCCACAGGGGTCTGTGGTCACCCTGGGTGCTACTGGAGGCTGCCTCTGGGGCTGATCCGATGTcttctgctgcaggagctggttCACAGATGGGTGGCGGGTTAAGTGTCTCAGTCccctaaagaaaaacaagcgGGAAGGTGAAGCCCTCAAAGAGGATTTTCCCAATCTTGCCAGCTCTAATCCCAGGAATGGCAGAGTTGGGTGGTCCTTGGGGGTGGTGAGGTTAAAATAGGAACgtgagcagtgctggggggACTGTCCCCAGCTAAGTCCCTTGCCCGGTGCTCCTTTTGGGGTGGAAGGAAAAGCATCCCCAAGCACATGCCCTTCCCTCTGCCCGCTGCAATCCCGGCTGAAGATTTCCTCCCCGTGCCCTGCCCCACGCCGCCCTCCTGGGGTGAGGaacctctccctgctccttgctATTCAGATGAACCCTTCAGGAGAGGGTGAGGCCCGGGACGGTGTGGTTctcagggaggaggggaagggaaaaatgcaatATTCGTGTATTGGGTTGTTTGTCCTCCCCTGCCTGGATCCCCAGGTGCTTTGCCAGGGCGTGAATGCAGTGTGGAGCACCCGGGCATGGGTGGGGGCGGGGGCAGGCGGGTGCTGGGGGACAGGCGGGGAGGCGGTGGCAGGGCGATGACCGCGGGGCTATGTGGCCTCTCTGCGGGAACGGGACAGCGGGGAGGGATCTACACGTCCCCGGCGGCATGTGTTGCAAGAGTGGgttggggaagggagaaggttGGGGGCACCCCAGAGCATCAGCGGTGTGGGTGCCCTCCTGCGGCACTGCTGGGTCCGTGAAGGCTGTGGGGACGTGTCCCTCCCCGGGCTCAAGGGCTGGGGGTTGAGGATAGAGCTGGGTCCTGTCAtcaggaggggacaggaggcCGAAAGGATGCACAAGCCCCCCCGTCCCTCAGTCCTTGTGTGTCTGGACCCCCATTGCTGCGTGTCTCCACCGGTCTCCCCCCGCCACGCTGCCTGCCTCCCCTCAGTGTCCCTGGGTCACCTTGGAGCAAGTGCCCAGGAGGCCAAGCCTGTGCCGAGGGGGAAGCCTGGGCATCGGGCTGCTCTCCTGGCAGAACGCACATGTTTTTTTGCCTTGCCCTGGCCTTGTTTGCTCACCCAGGGCCCCTCTTATCTGCCGGGGGTTAATGcctgggaagggaaaacaaacctCCCCCCGCGGAGGCTGCCACCATTGGCTGCCTCCCCTGGTGGCAGTGGCAGGGCCGCAGGACGGTGGCAGGGCCACAGGATGGTGGCAGCCTCGCTTCCTGccggccccccagccccatggctcTCTCTGCCGGTGTCTGTGCAAAGCCTCGAGGCTGGGACACGCCGGGCACGTGGCAGATTTGGGGTGGGAGGACGGCGTGGGGGCAGGATCCCCCCCTGGCACAAGCCAtagggctgggaggggaggaatcCCCCTGCCCCATAGGCCCGGGCTGCCCTGTGGACCCCCATGGGGACCCTCAGCgcttccctgctgctcctggggaagGGGGCGGATGGTGCCAgccctttttcctcctcccctctgcccccgcTGTGtctctgccctccctctgcccaagCGTGCTGCTCCGAGCTCGTGATTCTTGGGGCAAAGGCTGACCCGCgctctcctttcctccactAGGCGAGGGGACCCCTGTCTGgccgtccgtccgtctgtccgccTGCCCACCTTCCCTTCCCCGTCACCATCTCCCCTCCTGCAGGAAGCCCCCTCGCCTCGAGGGCTGggagcctcctcctccctccccggcctcccccgtgtcccccccgaAGCCGAGCTGGTTTCCACTGGTTTTCCACTCGCCAGGAATGGCCGGGGCTGCTCTGCTCGCTGGGAAGAACGGAAACCAGCAAGGGAGGGAGGATGGGGGGGAAATAATCCAGATGTCTCGttggctggagctgctgaaagcagcctcttctctccccccccaaCGCCCCCAACCCCTCCTTCTTGCACACACCCCACGGGGACACTCTCcgaagagggagaggagatgtTTGGGGTGGTCTCGACAAGGGTTGGAAATAGCTGTGGGCGGCCGGGAAGCCTTTCCAAGCCTTCCGAAAATCTCCAAGTGCCCCGAATCTCCCTCTCCccgcaggaggaggaggagaggcagaggctCCACCGGCTTCTCACTTTGTTCTGGGACGGGGGAAGCCGTCAGGAGCGGGGTTTTGGGTGGGAAAGGGGCGATGGGCCGGGCTGAGGCTCCCTCAGCAGTCCTGGAGCGGTGCCGGGCAGTGGGCGGACAAGCCCGAGTCCAGCTCCTGCGCTGCCTgctgctatatatatatttatatctctGCCTGTAATGAGGGTATTTTTCCAAGCAGGCACCCTGGGATGTGGAGGGAGGCTGGCGCTCCACGCAGTTTAAAGccatcccctccctgctccctctcaTGCTCCGACACCCCAAACTTGTGGCTCCCTGGGGTGTTCAGAGCTGGGTGAGGGCAGTAGCAGTGGGAGGGCACCCTGCTCCTTTCCCCCATCCTCGGGGCCCGCTCCTTGTCCCGTTCCTCTCCTCACTCCCCTTTCCTCGCTCCCGCTTTCCCTTATTTCCTCCCTGTTTCCTGTCGCATTCCTGccttcttctgcctttcttcttccacatCCTCCCCGTCTCCATCGCCTTGCCACCCCTCCCGCTTCTCCCACCTCCTTGTTCCCCCTCTTACcgccctctcccccctcccttcccttcccctccgaAACACCCTCCGGCTCTCCGCACGTCAAAATCAAAACTTTCAGGCTTTACCTCTTACGAACCGGGGCgacttttttgtgttttttttttgtctcgtCCTCTGGCCGAAAAGTTGGGAGACGCTCCCTGTGCGCCCCTCCAGCCGGCTGGGAGGGCAAGCGGCGGTGCGTCCCagtggggaaagggaaggggatgcgtgcccccccccttttcccacGCCTGTCCCCCCCAAAGCTGGCTCCCCAAGGCTGCTCTTTGGGTGCCTGACGCCCCGGTGCCACGGGAGCGAGGGAGCGAAGCTGGCGGGGAGGGGACGCGGGAAGGAGGGGGCGGGCTGCGGCACCGCCGAGCCAATCCTCGCCCCGGCACGGACACCggagaaaatgagatttattcCAACTATCCAGGACAGAAAACTTCAGGAACTTCTCTGCCTTCCCCCCTCCAAGCTCCCCGCCCCACTTCCCCAGTGCCATTTCCCTTCCTCCGGCGTTGGGCTGCCTCCTGCTTGCCCCGCTCTCTTTCTTCAGTGAatttgggggaaggggaaaagccAGGTCTCTGCTAAGCTTGTTGGGGAAGCCGGGCAGAAGGAAAGGACTTTGCGTGATGTGTGTGAAAGCCCTGGTAATAACACGGGGTCGTCCCAGCCCGTGTTGGATGGGAAGCCCCCAGCGCCCACGGTACAGCGCTGCCGACTCGAATGGGGAGAGGGACCCCTAGCCTGGGGGTGCACGGTCACGCCAGGACCCGTGGGTGGTGTAGGGTGAGCATTGGTGGGGTAGAAGCCTCTCTGAAGGCAGTGTGGCCCAGATAGGTGCCACAGGCTCAGGACAAGAAATATGAGGTCAGGGCAAGCGTTACAGGGTCAGGACAAGCATTACGGGTTCAAAACAAGCGTTATGGGGTCAGGACAAGCATTACGGGGTCAGGACAAGTGTTATGTCAGAGGCACTGTGGTAGGTTCAAGGAGGTGCTCTGCTCCTTCATGCTATGAGCTTCTGCCCGCCCATGGGACACTGCATCCCTCTGGCATCACGCTTTGTTCCTTGACGGTCCCTTATCAGTGCCACCGAGGGGCAACCTGCTGGTGGGCACAGCATTGCCAGTGTCACTGGTGACCCCATGGCCTGGAGATGAGGCTCGGAGGCTCTGCTGGGGGTGTTTGGCCAGACACAAGCACTGTTTGTGGCCCtgtggaggagaagggaggtgTCTCCGTTGGTGGAGGCGAGATGAGACTTGTTGGGATTGAGCAGGGCCTGGATGAAGGGATGACAAGATGTCTGCGGAGGAGATGTCAAAATGGAGCCTGGCCTCTTGCTCGGCTCGGGTGGCCCTGCCGAGGTGCCCTAGGCAGGACGGGCACCGCGTCCTTGGCCATCCAGCTCAGCTCAGGTTCTGCTCACTTCTGGAAAGGAGGAGGCCATGGCTTCTCGCCGCTGCTGCTCACCCCAGGACCACCACTGCTGGTAGAAGGTCTTATTTTGCTTGAACCTCTCCTGGAATGCTTGCTTCTTGAGGGTTATCCTTCCCAAGGAGTAACCCCAAGCTGGATTTTGGCGTGTGTGCTACTTGAGAGAAGGAGGGGAAGCTCTTTGCTGGAGGCAGGCTCTGTGCCACTTTCCAGCAGACCAGCTTGGTGCTTTCCTCTTTGCTCGGAGGCTTGCAGTAGGGTTTTGGCACATCGTCAGCCTCTCAGCCTCAGGCTGCTCCCCTGTGAAATGGGGTAGTTGCCTTTTCTGCCTTCCGTGGAAGCCAAATATGATGGCGAAGACAAGCACAAGCCTTGTGCATTTTAGTCCAGACCTACTTCTAGCAGGTCTGCATCTTGGATTGAGATGGGAACTCAGGTCTGAAGTGGACAGAGCTGTGCCACCAGTGGGAAAAGGAGAAACCATGACCTACATCCTCCCAGCTTGCCAGGGCTATAGTAGGCACCTTTTTCTCGTGTGTCCCGCCCAGAGGAAGCCAGCGGGGTGGCGGGAGAGGCTGGGACAGACCCATTCTTCAGCACCTCTccatctgcagcctgcaggggtATCTctatccccatccctgtcctggTGCCCTGCAgtgggggctgcggcggggagTGAAGGCAGCCGCCTCTGCCGGGGAATGCAGAACAAATCTCTTCCAGATGGGGCAGGGGCCACGATCTGCTCGTTGTGGGTcgcctgctcctcctcctctttctcctccttctctttctcctcctccttctcctcctcctccttgcccgTGCTCAGAGCATCTTTGCATACTGGGCCAGGGCTTGctccatttccaggaaagcctCTGGAAACCCCTCTCTTCTCAACCCTCCCCGAGCCAGGCTGTCAGGTTTTATCCCTTCAGGGATGGCGTTGGAGTGGGTTGGAGCCCTCCAGGGTATATATACGCCGGCTCTGGGACTCAGCATCCACCCTGGCCATGGGAGGTGGATCAGCCTCACTGGCTACACCCTCACCTGGGCAGTGCAGTTCCTAGACCTCTGCCTGACACTGAATCCATAAAACCCTacctcccagcccctcctcgTGTTGTCCTTCTGCCTCGGCTGTCCCTGCGAGTGATGCTGTGGGTCTGGACGGTCTTGCAGAGCCACTGCAGCGCCCGTGGGTGCCCTGGGCAATAGCTAATGCCTGGacccctcccagccccatcgCCCCAGACGCCCAGCTGCCTCATTTACCCTGAGTCACCCCCGCCTTTCATCCGTCTGCAGCCTCACCCCCCCCCGGGCAGCGGGACCAGTCTAGCCATCACGGAGAGACCGGCTATCGGGCTTATCATCGGAGCAGATGGGTGGCCCCGCAGCTCCCGCAGGTGACGGCGCTGCTCGCTTTGATTCCTGCAACATCAAAGATGGGGCTGAGCAAATTGGCCCCCCTTCTTCCCGGCCCTCAGAGAAGAGCCTCACAGGTCTTAGGTGTCGCTGGGTGCGACAGGGGAGGACCGAGGGATGGGGGAAAATGGgggagcccagctcctggcacggTGGAGGAGGCAGCAAAGGACCCCAGGATGTTCCTTCCTCCCATTTTGCTTTGCAGCCCCACAGGGCGAAGAGGGGCTGCAGGACTTcctttggggaagaaaaatcccttttcttcctttctcccgTGCCTGGGGGGATGTGGCGGGGACACCCCAGCTCAGGGACAGGacccccatccctggaaattTCCCCGGGGACGGAGGGCGGAGGGGCGGGCAGGCGGGAAGGGGCGCCCGCTCGGCGCACGAGCAGCAGATATCCTGTTGCTGCCCAGGCTCCCCAGCTCATATTTCCTCATTAACTGGGAGCGCCGCTCGTTTGCGGGCGACTTCCAGATGTTTCCATTCTCCTCGCGGCGGCTGCATACCGCGCAGGCTGGGAGGCgctgccggcagccccccgcTGTCacagaggggccgggggggtccctgccccgCCGCGCGTCCCGGTGTGGGTCCAGGTTCCCTCGCCCCGCTGTGGGTGACGGACAAGTCCTGCGTGGTGCCTTTCAGCTTCCGCCCATCGCTCTCCTGGCAGCTTTGTGGGCGATTTCCCCTCTGGTGGCACCCCACGGGGCCATGCTGCAGGTCCCCACACTGTCCCCATAACCCCTGCATGCGGTGACGGTGCTGGGAAGAGGGGTGGGACGTTTGAAGAGCCTATTTCTGATTTTCCCCTGCTCTGGAGCAGTGGGAGGCCGAGGGAATGGGAGCGACCACGTCCTGCCTGTGGGCTTTGCAAAGGAGGGGATGCTTCTCCCAGGGGACCTGGGCTGGGAATGCGAAGCCTTGGGGTTTGCCAAAGCCCAGGAGGAGGTAGGGATGAATTCCCAGGCTTACTGGCAAactgcctctcctccctctgcccacctCCTCCTATCCCGAATGTTTTtgtgctccttcctcctctcccccttgGCTTTCTCCTTGTGTGCTTGTCCTGCTTGCAGTGCCGCAGGTGTAGGGGTTTGGAAGGGCGGAGGGAGATGCGGACCCCAAGTCTGTGCTCCCCTGGCACGGACGGGAGGGAAAGGCTGCTTTGGGACACggctgggagcagggtgggGGCATGCTGCATAAAGCAGAAGCAACCCTGGAACGGCTGCTTGTGGCCTGGAAACACCCCTGTGACTCTGGGCGCTGGGAAAGGAGATGCAAATATCGATGTAAATATGGATATGGTGTCTCCCACCAGTTGATTCTCCAGTTCCTCTTCACAAACACTGCAGAGGTGTAGGAGGGACtcgagggggggggggttcagaCATCATTTTCCCTCCCTGTAGGATCATGGATCCATGTCCCACGATGCATGGATacagggaaggagggatggggatgaggagaGAAGTCATCCCTGGGGTGAGGGCATTACCACGTGTGAGGAACCTGTCCTGGTCCAAGGGACGAGGCGCAAGACAGGGGAGTGGGTGGAAGCAGGGCCTGGACGACTCTTTAATCTTAATGATTTTGCCTGTCCATCCAGCCCGCGTATTTTTGGCCACGGAAGGAAGGGGGTGGGGTGCAGAGGCGGCTAAAAATaggggtgtccctgcccattcCCCCAAGGCGGGCATCCGtctgtctgcctgcctgcctgcctgcggggctgctgcgggatctggaggaggggagcaggcCCGGCCTCCTCCCCAAAGCGTCTGGCTCCGCTTTTGTTTGTCTCTGGGCCCTACGGGGACAGGAAGAGGCCGCGGGGCTGGGAAACAATGGCTCATTCTCTCGGCGTCAGCGCCTGGCCAGCAGCGATAGGGGACGCGGGCCCCCGGCCAGGAGGCGGCACGGCCTCGGCCACCCCGAGGAGACGGTGGGGGGCGATGCCAGGAGAGCTGGTGCGATGTGGGGTGCCTTCCCCAGCCCGTCCCTCTTTCCTGCTGTGTCCCTCAGCCCAAACCAGGCTCCTGGGTGGAGGGGAGTGGGGTGGTCTCGTGTAGGTGCACCCTGTGGAGGAGGTGATGGAGGAACCAACACCCAGTGAGAGGCGGGAGCGtgtctgcagccagctctggggcAACCCCTCGCTTGTCCTTGACCCTATAAAACCTGCGGGGATGGTGTGTGAAGGGATTTGGCATCCCGCAGTGGGAAtgcccccagctgcagccagggagGTGTTCCTTTCCGCCCtcggtgctgggagctgccgtgtccctctctgccccagACCCTCCTCGTCTTCCCATGGCACCGTCTCTCCCAGGCTGTTCGATCCACCcccagtgctggagctgccttT
This is a stretch of genomic DNA from Cygnus atratus isolate AKBS03 ecotype Queensland, Australia chromosome 1, CAtr_DNAZoo_HiC_assembly, whole genome shotgun sequence. It encodes these proteins:
- the CDC42EP1 gene encoding cdc42 effector protein 1, with product MSLGKLPVLSWVSGSHGKRRLKSELTPDMISPPLGDFRHTMHVGRGGDVFGDTSFLSNHGGTETTKANNFFTRTLRHVRRTPLRSRGSGSQVVASPEPPAISPIIKNAVSLPQLNEGTYDGGGGGLTSKFSFKSASNSFSKTHQAYGLESGFCTIPRVPRLEKAQENTFPGETELARSDSLLSFRLDLGPSLMSELLQVMSFSETNGSEAVEDDRDLPSSRTVPQGEGTEDGVPPGPDASHGEVKATSSFWDHSGQASSLLGLSVHANGEAHAIECAREDPGWASGPGAAPGGTLWQGHWNDCSIEAGEFERAAQVLARHYGGTSTPRSSEKGEGGQQARTQAAWESPSSSLWRSQVTAARRSPETTWNQGDKEEEEEAELPSLQEGYSGTRGGRSNSFEYADEEEEDDEVKV